CATGTATTGTATGCCACAATCACTCCTCTCTATGACATATTTAAGTTGAAAAGCCTAAATTCTCAAGAACTTCATTTTTAAACTCTAACAATGTCTACTAAAAACTTCTATGACACCGGTTAGTGTTTTCCGTGGTTCTTTATTTTGTGCGCAAATCAACATAGTGACATCAACTTCCTCGTTATTTCAAACTGCGCTGCAGGGGAAGCCAAAGGGCATAACAACTAATATTTTGGCCATAGGAAATCGCAGAATCTCTCGAATCGAAAGTAGTTCGCTGCAATCAAAGCTTATGAAGTTATAACCGATCctgataaacaaaataaaagatagCAATAAATGCTATAAGTTAGACAAAAACATACTAATAGCATTTATCTTCacatcattttatgcttgcaaATTAGCAAAGCCTTTTTACTGTCCACAAAATCAAAGGTAGtgtttttttatagtaaaacagTTCAAATAACATATTTACATTTGATGAATAGACCTAGCACCTTATCAACTAAATACAAAGCTAGAATTATCCAGCCATACCATCTCTACCTGTCGTCTCGGATTATGGCTCCGCAGTTCATGCATctcatgtaaattgcctaactGGCAAATTATGGTTTTGTTTTAGTGCTGTTAGGTGAAAACTGGTGATGATAAGGTAATTTCTAATGTAGCTTGGTGCCATAAATTGTCTACTGGAGTATAACTTGTGCTGCATCCATGAAGTTAGCTAAGGGCAAAGTTACCATGGTATTTGGAGGATCTGACTGGTTTAATGGTCCTCTACATTTACTAAGTTCCCATCTAGTGTTAGTGTGGCTACACACTTTCATATGTGTCTGTAGCTATGACATCATGGACTCACGCGGTGACATGACATCATGGAAACTGTCGTTTTTCTCTTATTCTGTTGTGATTCAGTGTCGCTGCTCGGAAGCGAAATACCCTTGCGATGTGCCATTTTTGAGCCATGGAACCAGCCTTGGCGACCGAGTGGCGTCGCACTTGTGTGTGCGCATAGGTCTTTCCTGTTGCTTCATatgcagaaattttttttgtagaCACAAGGCATTGCACAACTATCGCTTCATTATAGCGCTCCATGGAATcatgatctgcttgtcggcGCAGCGTCGCGCTTCGGCACTGGTGCACTACACTATCGCTATATGAAAACTTAGCGAAAGAGGAAGGCTTCTACGATCATTGATCCATTTGTAGGTCACAAACCTAGATATTAGTAGGTCACAAGCCTAAATATTTTTAGGTCACAAACCTAGATATTTGTAGGTCATAAGCCTAGATATGTATAGGTCACAAACTTGGACATTTGTAGGACACAAACCtagatacatgtacttgtagACCACCTAATAATGTTTAGCCAATTTGATTATCAATCtaagtaaatattttatcataatatgTTTGTGTTGCAACAGAGTGCATATGTGGCAAGCTACAAAACCTTCCTATAGCATGGTCTAGAAAAACTTGATACAAACTCAATTTGATGGTATAATCACTACGTTGGAGGTTGCCTTTTTGACCTGTCAGGAGTTGTTCTTTTGTTTAAGACACCGTTTAATTAGGCACAGAAAAGTATCGAACACGTAACTGTCTTTGATGTCTCGCGACGACGTGTTTAATAATTAGACGCAGTACTTTGCAGCGGAAATGTAAGATCGTTGTTAGACGGCAGCAATATCAGCTCACTGCCTACACCTTTTTGCTGCCACTAGTAAAGATTAAAATGACAAGGTTACAGCATGAAGAATTGCAGGCACGCGCTCCTGAGCAGTCTATATATAAAAGTGAATGATTTCTAACTAAAGAGATTAGAGCAAATCATTAGAACACGGACATGGTATGAGTAGATGCTGCCATGGATACGTATAAGCAGTCCAAGAACTTTTAACGCCTAGATTTGATTGTTCAATAATTTGCCAGCTTTATAAGAAAGTTTTATTTAGAGtgttattgatatataatacacaagTCTTTATATAAGCATCAGATGCAAAGTTGTGTCTATTAtgattgtaaaggttttcatatTTAAATTTGTTACAAACAGATCAGAGAAGTGTTGAGTGATTATACCACTCCAATTAGAACTAACTGTATATATCATCATGTGAAAGTAGGAAACAGTTATTATGTGTTGGCGGAAGAATTGACTTGGTTCATGCATATACCTTGAAGGTGTTTATTAGTTTACAAATCTCTGTTCAGAGTCGTCATAAGGACAAAAGATTACTTTTTGGTGTAGTCATGACAGACAAAACGGCATTGTCAATTTGGCAAACGGGGAACAATTCTTGTTACCACCGGCAACCAATTGTTTACAAGGTGGGAATTCCAGACCACAACTGCTGTTGAATGACTTGTATGACACACCATAATTCTCGATTCTTAACCTGAGGCCTGGTTAAGAATCAAGAATGATTTGACCTGTTATGAACCCATGCTGCTGGGTGCTTTTATTCCTAATAAAAACACCCAAAAGAAGGCAATGGCAAACCACCGTTGAAACCTGCCAAAAACAGTCATGGTTATAAGAAGTGCGGGAAACCATGTCCTCACAGAACATGGTGCTTAGCGAGAGAAAACCCGCACCCTGTCAAGTAAGACTtgatcattatttttattattatgtgttactattatgtattattattatgtattagcATTATGTACTCATTTCAGTTTTTGGTCTACATGAGAGATTAGACATAAATTATTGAACCATTTACTGAGTCTTGGCAATATAAACTTCAATAGGGTGTGGATGAAGTTCTAAGCAACATGTTATTATCCAGAGCTGGGTATGTTTACAATGTTAAGCCTGTTTTCTTTCATTCACACCCAAAGCTTTTTACACAATGGTTGTGGTACTAGATTGCAATTACGCTCGTTATCGCTAATGCGTGTAAGCAATATTCAGCAGGCAGACACAAATAACTTATTATCAACTTTCTcatatatttgtttcaaaaaatattattgagcATTTGCTCTTTTCTAACTACCGTCAAAAATAAATaagtataaaaattttatatacaagaTGTACAAAAATATGATAGGATTCGTCAGAGTATTGCAGATTCTATTTACAAAGGATGGATGATAATGCAGTCGAGATTGAATTCATTAAGGCCTAATCAAGCGCATATGATCTCATGCACAATGCAAAGCCATCCGTGCATTGTTTCAGTGCAAGCGATGGTGTGTTGACCAATTGTCAGCGTAAAACATATGCACTTCATCAAAAAGGTTCACGAAGCTATGTAGCCACCATTCTCAAAAGTATGAACAAACATCGTGAGGTAAAGGTATATATTATAGCCCCTGAGAGAATGCTCTGCCTTTTCCTAAGATTTCACGCTAAGTGAAGGAAGTTTTCCATCAGAGTTTCGATAGTTTGTAATTCTCTCTTTTTGTGTCAGCAGTATAATCTGGTGGCAGCATCATTGACAGCTACCATACCACCATTGGGCACCGGACTCAAACTAACCATCTTACTGTTGCCATTTGCCCTCAACAATGTATGGCAAACTTATCACTGGCCTGTCCTGTTAATAAATCAATGTATATGGCTTGACATTTGCCGCAAAACGATGTCAAACAAAGCACATTTCCACTGGTGCAGCCGCCGCAAGGATCAAATGGACACGGTTCGTACTGATTGTCTTTTGGGCAGCCAGATAGCTGGTTGAGCCCTGGCACGTGGTTGCTAAACAAATTAGAGAATGATGACTTTTTGTGGTCGGGTTCAACCTGGTTATTTTTTTCTTCGAAATCCTCGGATATGAAGTTATCTATACTTGGCATATTCTGGTAGGTTGGAATGAGGTTACTCATTTCCTGTTCAGCCAGCTCGCTGCTCACTGTAAGAAAGAAAATTTAactattagtaaaatattgtgGCAACAATATTCGATGTGGTTATACATTATTTCAAATTAAGAAtataatattctctcaatgaatTCATgattatataatctatataaatataatattttaacgaTTTATTTTATAAGCTTATAATATGATTACAAATATGGAAGGTATCCTTCAAACTGCAATGCATTGAAAATGGCAGCTTTCAATTCAGTTGAATATaaaagctattttttattttcgtAGGAAAGTTTTAATGCTAAACTTCCATTGCGTTTaattaaaaaggttaaaaaccatttatttttgtcaacagTTTGAATTTGTCAACATAATTAAATtcgtaaaaatattataaataaaacaaaagatACTTGCAGAAAACTGTCACGATTTAAAAGCAGGAAGCAATTGTGACCCGATATGCAACCCAATTGATCAATTTCACCCTGTTGTTGTTACATCACTTCCTATCTTCTGCAGCTTACATATTGTGAAAACGATTAGTTCTTGACATCACCTAGTAGCTGAAGTTGAAAGTAAATTTACCTTGGCTTGATCCTTCCTTGCTGCCCTTTTTATGCTGCCTCTCACTTCGGTCACGCTGCTTCTGCTCCTTATCGTAGCAGACATTCTTGCATGCCTTTTTGTTGTCAAAGCTGTTACCTTTGATCTCAGCACATCCCCAAAACTTTCTGCACAAACCCTTCTTTGTGTCAAAGTAGTATCGCTTCGACAATTTCTCACACATGAATGTGTATTTGGGCTTTGGGAGGGAGCAGACATCATCAGCCCCtaaaatagtttaaatataAGTAAAGAAATGACAAATAATAGATACAGTTATCTAAATATTTGTGAACACTGTTTGTGTTATAAACAATAACTTTTATTCGCAGACCTACCTTTGCAAACGGCTGTAACTTCACATTGATCAAATATACACTCTTTCTTGGGCTCACATTGCTTTCCTCCAAAGCATTTTACTCCCTACAAATAGTAAATATGAAGAAATTGTACACACAGCTGCTTGTATTATAAacttagcatatatatatatatatatataacatactaTGAGATATATCGAGAAAACAAAGGCGATGAACACAGAATGTCTGTTTTAAAACATTAAGTAAACTCCTTACCTCACACGGATCCTTGCATTTGCACAATTCATTGCCTTCTATGTCAGCCTCATATCCATACTTGCATGGCAGCTTGCACATCTCATTCAAAGATGGTCGTTCTTTCTCTTCTGGAACTTTCGCCTCAACCGGCCATGGTAAAACGTAACCTTGGTCAGACTGGTATGAGCTCAACGAGTCGCCTAAAAAACAGGAAAAGTGGTTGGATATTGTTTAGGAAGAATACTCCCTACTCTATAGCAGAAAAGTTAAATATAGTTTCCAAGATTTCCGGTTGGTATTTAGAGGTGAACTCTCACAAATTTGGTAAGTAATCACTGATAGATAGTAGATAGTTAATTAGGAAATGCCTAGAAATATAAATAAGATGAACTGCTAGGTCACTAATTGCCGCCAATTATGTATGACATTTGAAGTGTTATTGCAAGCAACGATTTCTCATTTATGTAATATCAGCTCAA
The sequence above is drawn from the Watersipora subatra chromosome 5, tzWatSuba1.1, whole genome shotgun sequence genome and encodes:
- the LOC137396700 gene encoding uncharacterized protein; its protein translation is MFFSHSRSASFLMDITFCFTLCLLMNSMVLALPSRRFKRQDVKLVPNSFQVIIQSSLPTSVPIGQKSSKYSYKTGDSLSSYQSDQGYVLPWPVEAKVPEEKERPSLNEMCKLPCKYGYEADIEGNELCKCKDPCEGVKCFGGKQCEPKKECIFDQCEVTAVCKGADDVCSLPKPKYTFMCEKLSKRYYFDTKKGLCRKFWGCAEIKGNSFDNKKACKNVCYDKEQKQRDRSERQHKKGSKEGSSQVSSELAEQEMSNLIPTYQNMPSIDNFISEDFEEKNNQVEPDHKKSSFSNLFSNHVPGLNQLSGCPKDNQYEPCPFDPCGGCTSGNVLCLTSFCGKCQAIYIDLLTGQASDKFAIHC